From a single Myxocyprinus asiaticus isolate MX2 ecotype Aquarium Trade chromosome 33, UBuf_Myxa_2, whole genome shotgun sequence genomic region:
- the LOC127424640 gene encoding dual specificity protein phosphatase 2-like, which translates to MGIVGDPLEISGSELVHILRTPSELFTSAGCIVLDCRPFLAFSRAHILQSRNVNWNSMLRRRSKSSVVSLEWLVADKSLLAQLRNGEFSPVVVLDENSRSVRDLKSESLASLLISALQLEVQSASTQICFLQGGFDGFFTLYPELCFNNPVMCSNHPALSDPEPVVSGRRTPLYDQGGPVEILPFLFLGSAHHSSRRETLERCGITAVLNVSSSCPNLFEKELQYKTLKVEDSLAADIRILFPEAIHFIDSIKESGGRVLVHCQAGISRSATICLAYLIHARRVRLDEAFDFVKRRRQVISPNLAFMGQLLQFETDILCPYSVLDRENSGTAF; encoded by the exons ATGGGTATTGTTGGCGACCCTCTGGAGATCTCAGGTAGCGAGTTAGTTCATATTTTGCGGACTCCTTCTGAGCTCTTCACGTCTGCGGGATGCATCGTGTTGGACTGTCGGCCTTTCCTCGCCTTCTCCCGCGCGCACATCCTCCAGTCCCGCAACGTCAACTGGAACTCAATGCTGAGGCGCAGATCCAAGAGCTCAGTGGTGTCTCTGGAGTGGCTGGTGGCCGACAAGTCGCTCCTTGCCCAGCTGCGGAACGGGGAGTTCTCCCCGGTGGTTGTCCTGGATGAAAACAGTCGGTCCGTCAGAGATCTGAAGAGTGAGAGTCTGGCCAGTCTCCTGATCAGTGCTCTGCAGTTAGAGGTGCAGTCTGCCTCCACTCAGATCTGCTTCTTACAAG GTGGATTTGATGGATTCTTTACACTCTATCCTGAACTCTGTTTTAACAATCCTGTTATGTGCTCAAATCACCCTGCTCTCAGTGATCCAGAGCCCGTTGTGTCTGGAAGAAGGACTCCTCTCTATGATCAG GGTGGTCCAGTGGAGATCCTCCCCTTCCTTTTTCTTGGCAGTGCCCATCACTCATCCAGACGGGAGACTCTGGAGCGATGTGGAATCACAGCTGTTCTCAATGTTTCCTCCTCTTgtccaaacctgtttgaaaagGAACTTCAGTACAAGACTCTAAAAGTGGAGGACAGTCTGGCCGCAGACATACGCATCCTATTTCCAGAGGCAATCCACTTCATCG ATTCAATTAAGGAGAGTGGTGGGCGAGTGCTGGTCCACTGTCAAGCAGGAATCTCCCGGTCAGCCACCATCTGCCTGGCATACCTGATACATGCTCGCCGTGTCCGTCTAGACGAGGCCTTTGACTTTGTAAAACGCCGCCGGCAAGTCATCTCACCAAATCTGGCTTTCATGGGCCAACTGCTGCAGTTCGAGACAGACATTTTGTGTCCCTATTCTGTGCTAGACAGAGAGAACAGTGGCACTGCGTTTTAG
- the LOC127424636 gene encoding alpha-2B adrenergic receptor-like yields the protein MESACSAGASLPGYNINGTGGTSTPTCNQSMLKLAPYSPEATAAFATAITLMIVFTIVGNILVIIAVLTSRSLRGPQNLFLVSLAAADILVATLIIPFSLANELMGYWYFRSVWCEIYLALDVLFCTSSIVHLCAISLDRYMSISRAVTYGPKRTPRRIKCAILVVWLISAVISFPPLLSMNKNKGGGDSDGGPQCQLNDERWYILYSTIGSFFAPCLIMILVYMRIYQIAKQRTRCPPGEPRKEVPANASTSNGGGEETPATPQKNPTMPRPPTLAVSQVDPAQLCKMQPAGTPIDNILLQPPLTAPTPTITYSPPCPSLSLSPSNSSEVVPNKPKDGKKEKKTNKQADNNNGESLSSDSDTEQGCRGAEVPCTPSVIPSGIHSPATTQKYRDMIATAKGAKLVTRKAKQEGTASSTRRKAMVNREKRFTFVLAVVIGVFVICWFPFFFSYSLQAVCPETCALPEPLFKFFFWIGYCNSCLNPVIYTIFNKDFRRAFKKILCKNTKGTFF from the coding sequence ATGGAAAGCGCCTGCTCTGCCGGTGCGAGTCTGCCAGGCTACAACATCAATGGCACCGGAGGCACATCTACACCAACTTGTAACCAGAGCATGCTGAAACTCGCTCCATACTCTCCAGAAGCCACAGCAGCTTTTGCAACAGCCATCACCTTGATGATCGTTTTTACAATTGTGGGCAATATTCTGGTCATCATAGCTGTTTTAACTAGCCGCTCGCTTAGAGGACCCCAGAATCTCTTCTTGGTCTCTCTTGCAGCCGCGGACATCTTGGTGGCCACCTTGATCATCCCATTTTCGCTGGCCAATGAACTGATGGGCTACTGGTATTTCCGCTCCGTATGGTGTGAGATCTACCTGGCGTTGGATGTGTTATTCTGCACTTCCTCTATAGTACACCTGTGTGCCATAAGTCTAGACCGCTACATGTCCATCTCACGTGCCGTTACATACGGTCCAAAGCGGACGCCCAGACGCATCAAATGTGCCATTTTGGTGGTATGGCTGATCTCAGCAGTCATCTCCTTCCCACCCCTGCTCTCCATGAACAAGAATAAAGGTGGGGGAGATTCAGATGGGGGACCACAGTGCCAGCTCAATGATGAGCGTTGGTACATCCTGTACTCTACTATTGGTTCCTTCTTTGCTCCTTGCCTGATTATGATCTTAGTCTACATGAGGATCTACCAGATCGCCAAACAGCGCACACGCTGTCCACCAGGGGAGCCCCGGAAAGAGGTCCCGGCCAACGCCTCCACCTCCAATGGTGGAGGAGAGGAAACGCCTGCTACCCCGCAGAAAAACCCTACAATGCCTCGGCCTCCAACTCTCGCTGTGTCCCAAGTGGACCCTGCTCAGCTGTGTAAAATGCAGCCTGCAGGCACCCCAATCGACAACatcctcctgcaaccccctttaACAGCCCCGACACCAACCATCACATATTCTCCTCCATGCCCctccctttctctttctccttcCAATTCATCTGAAGTAGTTCCTAATAAACCTAAAGATGGGAAAAAGGAGAAAAAGACCAATAAACAGGCAGacaacaataatggagaaagctTGAGCTCGGACTCAGACACAGAGCAAGGTTGTAGGGGGGCAGAGGTGCCTTGCACCCCCAGTGTAATTCCCAGTGGCATCCACTCTCCTGCCACAACCCAGAAATACAGAGACATGATTGCCACAGCAAAAGGGGCAAAGCTTGTGACTCGAAAGGCAAAGCAGGAAGGAACGGCCAGTTCTACACGGCGCAAAGCCATGGTGAACAGAGAAAAACGCTTCACTTTTGTGCTAGCAGTAGTGATTGGTGTCTTTGTCATCTGCTGGTTTCCTTTCTTCTTCTCCTACAGCCTACAGGCTGTGTGCCCAGAAACCTGTGCTCTCCCAGAGCCCCTCTTTAAGTTCTTCTTCTGGATTGGCTACTGCAACAGCTGCCTTAACCCAGTCATTTACACCATCTTCAACAAAGACTTCCGTAGAGCCTTCAAAAAGATCCTTTGCAAGAACACCAAAGGCACATTCTTCTAA